From Bacteroidetes bacterium GWF2_43_63, one genomic window encodes:
- a CDS encoding GH3 auxin-responsive promoter translates to MPIIGTLIKSAIELKNIMPVEKRKPSAIAQQKKVLKKLVRKAQLTAFGEHYNFSETLKDSDLIKAFQKSVPIHDYNKMHNDWWYRTLTGEAYVSWPGRVKYFALSSGTSEATSKYIPVTPEMLRAIKKTSIRTLVASARYDIPTDFFKRGILMLGGSTHLHYNGTYYEGDLSGITTGNIPFWFQHFYKPGKRISRERDWETKIEEIVRKAPEWDIGAIVGVPAWFQILMTKIIERYNLNNIHEMWPNLSIFTHGGVSFAPYAKSFEKLLGKPLIYIETYLASEGYIAYQDDPKSDSMALVLDNGLFFEFVPFNDNNFDNEGNINPNAEAFTIDQVEEGREYALLISSVAGAWRYLIGDVVKFTNLSKAQIHIVGRTKHYLSVCGEHLSQENMNRAIEMLEHDYNISVAEFTVAGLPHDNMFRHKWWIGTNDTIDPEVAARAIDNNLKHLNDDYRVERIAAIRKVEAEVLPLDVFYDYMKSKGKVGAQVKFPRVMKKHLPDWLEFLKTINK, encoded by the coding sequence ATGCCAATTATTGGTACGTTAATCAAAAGTGCGATAGAGTTGAAGAATATTATGCCCGTCGAAAAGCGGAAGCCTTCAGCCATTGCGCAACAGAAAAAAGTACTTAAGAAGCTCGTTCGCAAGGCGCAATTGACTGCTTTTGGAGAGCATTACAATTTCTCTGAAACACTCAAGGATTCTGATTTAATTAAGGCGTTTCAGAAGTCTGTTCCGATTCACGATTACAATAAAATGCACAACGACTGGTGGTATCGCACACTCACAGGCGAAGCTTATGTTAGCTGGCCTGGTCGTGTGAAATATTTTGCCTTGAGTTCTGGCACAAGCGAGGCAACCAGTAAATACATTCCAGTGACGCCCGAAATGCTGCGTGCCATTAAAAAAACAAGCATCCGGACATTGGTGGCATCGGCCCGCTATGATATTCCAACCGATTTTTTCAAACGCGGAATACTTATGCTGGGCGGCAGCACACATCTTCATTACAACGGTACTTATTACGAAGGCGATTTATCCGGAATCACAACCGGCAACATTCCTTTCTGGTTTCAGCACTTCTACAAACCCGGAAAACGCATCAGCCGTGAGCGTGACTGGGAAACAAAAATTGAAGAAATAGTGCGTAAAGCACCTGAATGGGACATTGGGGCCATAGTGGGAGTTCCCGCCTGGTTTCAAATTCTGATGACCAAAATAATCGAGCGCTACAATCTGAATAATATTCACGAAATGTGGCCAAACCTGTCCATTTTCACCCATGGGGGAGTCAGCTTTGCACCTTATGCTAAAAGCTTCGAGAAGCTGCTTGGGAAGCCACTGATTTACATTGAAACCTATCTGGCATCAGAAGGATACATCGCCTACCAGGATGATCCTAAAAGCGACTCAATGGCATTGGTTCTCGACAACGGCCTTTTCTTTGAATTTGTTCCTTTCAACGATAATAACTTCGACAACGAGGGAAATATTAATCCCAATGCCGAGGCATTTACCATTGATCAGGTCGAAGAAGGTCGGGAATACGCATTACTGATAAGCTCTGTAGCTGGCGCCTGGCGCTATCTGATTGGTGATGTCGTGAAATTCACCAACCTCTCAAAAGCCCAGATTCACATTGTTGGGCGTACCAAGCATTATCTGAGTGTTTGCGGTGAGCATTTGTCGCAGGAAAACATGAACAGAGCCATTGAAATGCTTGAACATGATTACAATATTTCGGTTGCCGAATTCACTGTTGCAGGGCTGCCTCATGACAATATGTTCAGACACAAATGGTGGATTGGCACCAACGACACCATAGATCCGGAAGTAGCAGCCAGAGCAATAGACAACAATCTGAAGCATCTTAATGACGACTACCGCGTTGAACGAATTGCCGCAATTCGGAAAGTGGAAGCAGAGGTTCTTCCACTGGATGTTTTCTACGATTATATGAAGTCGAAAGGCAAAGTTGGCGCTCAGGTCAAATTTCCACGCGTCATGAAAAAACACCTTCCGGACTGGCTCGAATTTCTAAAAACTATAAATAAATAA
- a CDS encoding ribonuclease H, producing the protein MSKNKNNFYVVWVGHAPGIYSNWDKCRAQISGFAGAKYKGFITRQEAEKAYECGYEEIIKPRKQKIIDPSLRPQELCICVDAACSGNPGVMEYQGVWGQNGDLIFREGPFKDATNNIGEFIALVHGLSWLKKNNLNIPLYSDSRTAMAWLRNKKAKTKLERTPNNSKVFQLLHRAEAWLMENPVHNEVRKWETDLWGEIPADFGRK; encoded by the coding sequence ATGTCGAAGAATAAGAATAACTTTTATGTTGTTTGGGTTGGTCATGCACCAGGCATTTATTCGAATTGGGATAAATGCCGTGCGCAGATCTCCGGGTTTGCGGGTGCAAAATACAAAGGTTTTATCACCAGACAAGAAGCTGAAAAGGCTTATGAATGCGGCTATGAGGAAATCATTAAACCTCGGAAACAAAAAATTATCGATCCATCACTTCGGCCGCAGGAATTGTGTATCTGCGTTGACGCAGCGTGTAGTGGCAATCCTGGAGTTATGGAATATCAGGGTGTCTGGGGCCAGAATGGAGATCTGATTTTCAGGGAAGGTCCGTTTAAGGATGCGACCAATAATATTGGAGAGTTTATCGCCCTTGTTCATGGCCTTTCGTGGCTCAAAAAAAACAATCTGAACATTCCATTGTATTCGGACTCGCGAACAGCCATGGCGTGGTTAAGAAACAAAAAAGCCAAAACAAAACTTGAGAGAACGCCGAACAACAGCAAAGTGTTTCAGTTGCTGCATCGTGCAGAGGCATGGTTGATGGAAAATCCCGTTCACAACGAAGTGAGAAAGTGGGAAACCGATTTGTGGGGTGAGATCCCAGCCGATTTCGGCAGAAAATAA
- a CDS encoding glutamate--tRNA ligase: MHSKIDFMVRVRFAPSPTGPLHIGGVRTALYNCFFAKKNEGKLILRIEDTDQTRFVEGAEKYIIESLTWSGIHFDEGPHVGGPFGPYRQSDRKPIYHQYAMQLIDSGNAYYAFDSAEDLDNIRKECESKKETFQYDCRTRNSMRNSLTMPEGEVKNLLDSGAAFTIRLKVPENTVIEFDDLIRGHVSVKSENIDDKVLFKSDGMPTYHLANIVDDHLMEITHVVRGEEWLPSAPLHVLLYRFLGWERPQFAHLPLLLKPDGNGKLSKRDGDRLGFPVFPMQWTDPKTNEKSSGYRESGYFPEAFINMLALLGWNPGDEREIMGMDEMSQAFSLEHVSKSGAKFDPVKARWFNHQYLMKANVEDTAKEFESLLKQQNLLVPDSATLQIMVGLLRERVDFIKDLPEAGRFFFEAPKSYNEADLKKHSSRDSGRWLSELSQLFETADWTNESIDSTIASFVKEGSLPAGKIYNILRIAMVGASSGPHLADILFHLGKIETLSRIRNMIGFLK, from the coding sequence TTGCACTCCAAAATTGATTTTATGGTACGTGTACGTTTTGCTCCCAGTCCCACAGGTCCGCTTCACATCGGCGGTGTCAGGACAGCTCTTTACAACTGCTTTTTTGCTAAAAAAAATGAGGGCAAACTCATCCTCCGCATCGAAGATACTGATCAGACCCGCTTTGTAGAAGGCGCTGAAAAATACATCATTGAAAGCCTTACCTGGAGCGGCATTCACTTTGACGAAGGCCCTCATGTAGGCGGCCCATTTGGACCATACCGGCAGAGCGACCGCAAACCCATTTATCATCAGTATGCCATGCAGCTGATTGACAGCGGTAATGCCTATTATGCTTTTGATTCTGCTGAAGATCTTGACAATATTCGCAAAGAATGCGAATCGAAAAAAGAAACTTTTCAGTACGATTGCCGGACACGAAATAGTATGCGTAACTCGCTCACCATGCCTGAAGGCGAAGTGAAAAACCTTCTTGACAGTGGCGCAGCATTTACCATTCGTCTAAAAGTGCCCGAAAATACCGTGATTGAATTTGATGATCTCATTCGTGGACATGTTTCAGTAAAAAGCGAAAATATTGATGACAAAGTTCTTTTCAAAAGCGACGGCATGCCTACCTATCATCTGGCGAATATTGTTGACGACCACTTGATGGAAATCACACATGTTGTTCGTGGCGAGGAATGGCTGCCATCGGCACCGCTCCACGTATTATTATATCGCTTTCTCGGTTGGGAACGGCCACAATTCGCGCACCTTCCACTATTGCTGAAACCCGATGGCAACGGAAAACTAAGCAAGCGCGACGGTGACCGTCTGGGGTTCCCCGTTTTCCCAATGCAATGGACCGATCCAAAAACCAATGAAAAAAGCTCCGGTTATCGCGAAAGCGGCTATTTTCCCGAAGCATTCATAAATATGCTGGCCTTGTTGGGCTGGAACCCAGGCGATGAGCGCGAAATTATGGGTATGGATGAAATGAGTCAGGCCTTCTCACTCGAACATGTTAGCAAAAGTGGAGCTAAGTTTGACCCGGTCAAAGCGCGATGGTTTAACCATCAGTATCTTATGAAAGCCAATGTCGAAGATACTGCCAAAGAGTTTGAATCATTGCTGAAACAACAAAATCTGCTTGTCCCTGATAGTGCTACATTGCAGATTATGGTCGGGCTGCTCCGCGAAAGAGTTGATTTTATAAAAGATCTGCCCGAGGCAGGTCGCTTTTTCTTCGAGGCACCCAAATCATACAACGAAGCAGATTTAAAAAAACACAGCAGCCGGGATTCCGGACGTTGGCTGAGCGAATTATCGCAATTGTTTGAAACGGCTGACTGGACAAATGAATCGATCGATTCAACCATTGCTTCCTTTGTAAAAGAAGGTTCACTGCCTGCCGGCAAGATTTACAATATACTCCGCATAGCCATGGTTGGCGCCAGTTCGGGTCCGCATCTGGCTGATATTCTGTTTCATTTGGGTAAAATCGAAACACTTTCCCGAATCAGGAATATGATTGGTTTTCTGAAATAA